The following DNA comes from Castanea sativa cultivar Marrone di Chiusa Pesio chromosome 10, ASM4071231v1.
ACTTTTTATTTAGATTAAGGAAATGGTTACGTAGCTGACTTTGGGAttgaaaattatcttatgaAGTTGCTCAAATTCTATGACATTCAATTCAATACAAAATCCAATgcttcaaattttcttcttgtttaCCAAAGGAACTACGGGATTGAAAAGTAAAGACACCCTTATAATTAAGCACGTATTAAAAAGCAAAGAGAATAATGAAATCAATGAAACGGACATGTTCCTAATGAGAACGAATTCAGTTCCACAAATTAGtatttaacttcttcttttttgttggtcAAAACAAAAGAACGATCAAacttataatattattatcaaAAGGCAAACGCCGGTGTTTGCAGAAATTACAAAACCCcgtatcaaaaaagaaaaaagaaaaaataaagagattacaaaacccaattttatttatcttgTACTGTTCGTACATGTTGGTACGAGGATATTATACATAATAATGTTTAAAATCTAGAAGAAGCAAATATAAAACTACTAAAAGATTCAGAGGAACACCAAACCAATCAAATCACACTAAACCCAATTCAGAACATgcatataattcaaattattccCTTTATAACATTGAAAATACCAACTTATTGCAATTCAATTATCCTACTTTCTTTTGATACAGAAGTTCAAGGTTTGTGCTTCTGAGTATAGATATAATCCACATGAGCCGTGAGGGTTCTTCTCATCAAGCACTCTTCTTTCCCTTCAACTCCTTCACAATTCTCATCAACTTCAACGTTTTCTGCTTCAACAACCTatatcccaaaaataaaaataaataaagaaaaattagattttacaacaaaaaattaatacaaaaggTAAACAAGAGGAAAAAATTGGACGTACCCCGTTTGTTGTGGTAGTGAGAGAGTCTCCAGCCAAGGTAGGCTCGGGACGAGCAGCATAGGTTAGCACCAAGCTAAGGAGAAGGGTAACTGTGAAGAGGGTGCTAAGCTTAGACATGTTTTTCTGCTTCACAAATAATTTTGGGATCCTTTTTGTTTGGCTAATTAGTGCTTACTGCTGAATTTATAGTGGAGATGGCTAACCCCAAAAAGGTGATTACGCAAACACTGAAGTGGATACCATTAGGTTCATGACATGTcagctaatatttttttatttatatttatttatttatatgggatagaattctaatttagactaatttaagtgtatatatgtgtgaaacttcctcctaaagacttgaacTTCGGCTCTTGCCCTCACACtttacaagcatttatacttgtggagtgaccatcgcactaaaAGTATGCGATGGTAATGTTAGGTGTACCCATATGAGTAAAGTTCTCCCTAGAATAATAGTGACAAGAGTAAGTGATTAATTTAATATAGCTTGACCAATATTcatagatttaaggtttttgttTAAGTAATGTCAtgtatgttatattaactattcaagatcctctaaaaataaaaaaaaatctattgaaGAAAATTCTACTCGAATCAAGGCAACTGGCAAATGTGgccacttttatatatatatatatatatataaaagaataatgttatataaacaataatttttacaatagaTGAGTTGACAAGTACTTTTGTTATTTTAACTGACACTGTTTTAAAAAACAAGGCTGGACTGGCCAGTTCAATAGGTACCAATAACCAAACATGAAACCGGTtcggtaaaaactaaaaaaatgggTAAAAATCGATGAAGAACCGGGAACCGGTCTCTTTTTCAGTTCTTTAACCATTatggtttttaaaatcatgacCGAGACCCTCTATTAACATCATTATTATCTACCATTAAAAGCTTGTTGCATAAATAATCGTGAAATATTGTGTAATGTGTTGTGTTTCTAGAATTATTGATGAAGAATTAATGagtttgttttagaattaatgagtttgttttgacattaaaattttctaaaaaatgaataatttaaaaaaaaaagtattttctaaaaAAGTATCCCGTTTTCCGATGTTTGGTAGCAAtcataaaatgtgttttttattttatttttttattttatagagagttttaacttatgacgtccgctcttgatgatgctctttatcatcaaaccaggacaccaataaatttttcaaccatcaaagactttaccagttgagctaattggaacccacacCATAAAATGTGTTAAAAAACTATCtcttgacttattttttttttttagagagtttcaacttatgacgtccACTCCTAATGATATCTCTTtgtcatcagaccaagataccaattagtttttggtgtaggcagggattgaaccccagatctcttatataacaataagagattttaccagttgagctaactggaacccataTCTCTTGACTTATTTTATTTAGGACGTgagataaagttttttttttcttccttatttaGCTTCGcatgagataaagttgttttctttatttagctTCACGTGAGATAGAGTTATTTgtataaaattttagtaaataaCAATTTTATCTCACCCCaagctaaataagagaagttaaaaaatagttttcatttgatctattttttctaattctaccaaatataggaaaataTGGAAAGCTATCTTCAcataaaattttccattaaaacaaACAGAGTGGCAAACAAcctaataataatatgttttgcaatgtgttattatttttttagtatgcaaTAGTTAGATCAATTGATAAATcctgttgtcatggaataaaAAATCCAAGGATCAATCTCCgtttacacaaaaaatcaattaatatattaattgatAAATCTTGTTGTCATGGAATAAAAAATACAGGGATCAATTCccatttacacaaaaaatcaattaatatattAGTATAATAGTAAAGAACAATCATAATAGAGCGGATACCATAAATTTGGaacactattttaaaaaaaaaaatcttatttttcaCCGTCAATTTCATTTATAGTACacctcttttcttttgtacaacaccaacaattttttttttgttgagaaagtacAACACCAACATTTGAAAAGAATCATACTCTTTGGGTAATGTTTACTGAGATAGAACATATACACAATCATACacgttgtttatttatttatttatttttttgtgactAAAAAAGGTAGAATAGTGTATTAAATTTATAGCGTTTACTTCatgataattattctttattattttactaatatactaattgttttaaatgtaaaagcatacacaattattattattaatattatttctgAGTAAAACATACGCAATTCAGCCGTTGAATAATCAGCGGTTTCCATTAAACTAACTTTATCGGATATGCATCCCGCGAAAATGAGAGAAATCTAGCTCTGATTTGACacaactttgaaatttttttttttgggtagtatTTATggttatacaaaaaaattgaaataaatatatgCCTCCAACAAACAGCGAGTACATTGAATCtgtattgaaaattttacactGGGCCTAGATTCTTACCAAGACACGTTTTCACGCTATCCTGAGAGGTAGGTCAAGTCTCTAGAATGTGCGACTAATCACTTGTCTGGACTCTGGAGTGacaatatgaaatttgaataattttgtatttgtcGCTTTTTGTCCTTTCATTGTTTTGAATGAGAAAATTTAAGTGGCCTTTACTATTCATCAAAATTTGTTGACCAGGCTTTTTATCTATGAAGCATGGACACATCCATAATTACGGGTACAAACATAATACATAGGcatgaattattttaaaaaaattataacataaaacgACTAATATAACATCAATATGACACGAGTACGATATAAATATGACACAAATATAAGCATATAGTACCCTAAAAGAAATGTTTGTGCTTCCTAACTATtcatttgtttctcaaaaaaaaaaaaaaaaaaaatcgtttatTCACAAACGCGTATCTCTATTTGTTTAGTTCATTTGTGCGTATGTATGGATATTATCACAATATCTCCACCCCGCAAAAAGTAAGCACTTATGCTTTGGTTGTTGGAtttgacaataaattttattgtagaatGAATGATTACTAGATGAGAAGACAGATCCTTCAATAGAACCTCATTTTTGAGATTGCTAATGTTTCTGAAACCCACAGCTGAGCATTTTATTATGTTCAGTGTTGATCAATCCATTTCAAGAGTTTCATGAATTGAATTGTTTCAAATTGGGCCGATGGACTCAGAATCTTGGCTTCATAAAGCTGCTTTGAGAATATTTATGCAAGGGGCTACGAAAATGGGTTATCTTGGAAAGAAGTCAAAGAACTGTGAAGCATCATGGGCCGGTCAAGTTGCACAAATTATCGAATATCAGTTCTTTCTTTGCGCCAACTCTAGTCCATGGCGTTTTAGTTCTTTTTGGGTGTACCAGTAGTAACAGAAAAGGCCCACAAACGACTGTGGTTGGGCCTTATATTCCTGTGATTGGGTTTTGGGTTGAGGCCTTTTCTACATAGGCCCAATGTTCCAAACCCCCTTGCAGAATTGAGGATTTGACATCATCACATCATGGTTCCCATCAAtggaaattgaaatattttgagggaaaaaaagagtaataatTGGAAGCGAGAGAGgttcttttttcaacaaattcacTCGTGGTATCACTTTGAAAATAACATTTAATTTCcatctaattatttaaaattgacATATTAATAAGGTTCTAATGGATCCATTAGTTTTACCGACAAATAATTTGTCTTTTCATTATCTTATCCAAGATAATTAAACTTAATATCAAAATGAAATTAGATCAATTTCTCCGAAATCAAACGTCCAAATGGAGCATCAatgaatagttttaaaaatacagGCATCGATTCTTGTGTTTATCGAAATTTCGGTGAAAGACATGGAATTTGgaaaaaacatattgaactttGGTAGAAGTTTGGCCACAAAACCTGGTTAAATGGAGCTTTTGAGTGTgacatatttcatatttgtaagGTAAAATGTAAAAATCTTAACCAAAATTGAGACTTGGAGTCTTGGACTCGTTTTACCAGTTTAACCTTCAATTTAGCCCACTGAAATCACTCTTTGAAATTCATAAGTTATAATAGATAACATACCTGTAGCaacaaatctgttttttttttttgggtggtaacAAGAGCAACAAATATGCTGTAGGCAGAACATCCTTAGTTTCTTGCTACCCTAACGGCACGGCTAACattattacaataattttaaaataaatcataatcaacaaattattattaattttaatctaAATTGATCTTTAAAATGTCTTTTTTACTCAACATCAACGTCAATATCAATAATATGTTACTGTAAAATTATTacgaaaatattataaacacaGCGTGCCTTTTTCTTGTTACGCATATCTCATACTCGTGCATCCATGGACAACTTTCACTGTGTAATGTTGGTCCCCTAGTTGAAGAAAATCTCTCCATCTACGTGGATTATGGAGTAGGTCTATTGGGTAGGTAATGAGATGGGGTCACCCGGTTGGGTAGGGTTAACCTATATGATGAGACCCACTTTAATGTATGGGTCTCATCATTGTCTTCcctcatttattttttgatttattttcacAGCCTAGCTTCTCCTTCCCTTCCATTCCATCACATCCATTGTTTTCACTGTATATGAGTTTGTACATGACATGATTACATGCTACCGACTATCTTTTATTTCCACTTCTTTAACAATTCTGCCATTGATGCTTATTTTTTCCGAAAAAATCATGTATTTTCTCACCAAACTCATCTCATTGAGATACACtacaaacacaaaatatatagGCAGTTCTTTAATAAAGAGTACATGCTTAAGCAGTTTAAGCTCCACATAAGTGAGATGAGTAGATGACTATATTACTATGCATGCCTAGATGACTAATTAGGTTGAATTGTAAATAACATTGGTTGAGTCTTTGGTTCAATTTCaccaatctttttattttttatttttttgagcaaaaagCGATAGATACTATATATCCCATGATTTTGAGGGTGATGAACTAATGATATGCACGGCTGTAAACATATCCCATTAATTATATTCCCTTTTTTAAtgtagaaagaagaagaagaagaatagagaaagaagaagaagaaagaggacAATATATCATTATATCCCATTATAGCATGTCTTGGAATGAGGATTTCTACtaattaaatatcaaattgCCTTTACTAGAAAGAAGACATTCCTTGAccaatttaaaagtttttcGCTAGCATGTCGTTTGTAGTTTTTGATTGATGGGCCTAACAAATGAGTTTGGGTACAAGGGGTCAAACTAAGATGAGTTGCAAAACTAATAACTCTTTATCAGTTCTTAAATGATTTAGGTGAATCTAGTATGgcccttatttttttcatatataaataagaggaaaaatttataacattatatgttaagtaaagaaaaatataaatttggtACGCAATGAAAACaagtcaataaaaaattaaaattttataactaaGATTATTCTATATAAATGGATTATATTACCTTCAAATTCATACCATGGACTTAATCCTTATCGAATTTCGGTTATCTTCTTATGGACTAAAACCTTATCGAATTTCGGTTATTTGAGAAGAGTGAAAAGTGAAGAAGAGAGTGAAGTGaagtacaatataaaaaaaagttgaaattaaTCGAATAGACTGAAACATatgtaaaaagaaagaatatgaattttttccttttttttataaaaattgggTCAAACTAACATGATTAGTCATGTTAGCAAGTTGAGTATAGGTTTACCTGTTTTTCATAGGTTATAAATCCTATCTATACTCATTTTATTCTTTGGGTTTAAGTAGGTTAGTGGATTTGtgtctatttttatatttatttatataatcaaattagattatattattatattttcaatgTAAATATTCACAATTCAAATCTCACGTCTTCCATTGTagctattgaattatcaaaattctCGCTCTCTCTCCATAAAATCCATTGCAATTGCTTCAAAACTGATCTAAACGCCACCTATCACCTATTTTGTAACGGGTCTCAAACATCATCTACCAACTTCAAAATGCGATTCAATTGTTAGTGTGTTATTGTGTAAATTATACTAACTCTGACTGAAAAATTGTAGGCTTTCAGAAATAGatgttttattttcaattttaaactaACAAAATAGACTTATTTTAATTACCCATTCGTGGATTTAGGCACGGCTTTTTAGAGAATGACACATTTGACACCTAGAGATTTCTAGTGCTATATAAGTAAAAGAACCTTGTTATataagcataaaaaaataaaaaaaaagaagcaccGAATTATAAACACTTTCTTTGTATTCAACTCACTTTAATCCACTACACGTACAAAAGCAAAAGGGAGTGTGAAATTGATGACATTTTCTGTAAGCAAAACGAAGTAAATGGGAAGTAAGCATGATTGCCATTTTCATTTTGCCAACAATTGAGATAACTTGGGCCCATCTCCTTTGAGGGGAATATAGCTACTAGTGCTACATTCATATAATTCAATGAATCCTCCCAATAATTCAGTTTTATGATTgataaacaacaacaattaattattacaaaaattatttctagaAAAATCCCATTTCAAAatacattagaaaaaaaaaatccctttgaTCATATATAACATCTATATCTATAGTAGCTACCACAATTAGATTAAATAAAAACCTAACATtacaaaatgaataaatatcaTATTGTATCTTATGATTTGAAACCAGTTAAGTTGGCTCCAAGAAATTTCAAAAGGAACAAACAAAGGGTCAATCTAATCtatccaaaaacaaagaaagaaaaaagatcaatCTAACTATACTAAAAGTGAGTCCGGATTAATTTtttcagtttatttatttatatataactttttaaagatctcattttttttagacaCAATTATATCCTTActaattttcaatatataaacaaattagtttttagcaaaaagttaatCCAAACGCATATTTAAGGTATTAGCTTAAGAAATAGAAAGTTTGATACCCATATTAAGGTTTTATTATACATTAATATCTTTCTGGAACCCATGCATCGCGATCTTGTGAACTCTTTGGTTGAATCAAATTACCTatagttaaaaaataaactctTCTTGTAATTTCTCTTCAATATAATATTACAGGAgaatatatattcattttaccGTGTGATTATTTATCTTATACTAATATATTCATggttattaatttaattttctaattatgGGTTAATATGTAATTTAGTCCCTTggttatatattaattatataatttagtcTACCAACTTTCAaaaatcaagtcaattttctCCTTGAATCTCtagtttaaaatattaacaaaaaaaatattaacaaaattaatagaTATAATTGTTGATACCATATTTTGTTTGTTATCATTTATATgcaaattttttagtttgaacCCTACAAATTGCATTTGTTATCTAGACATTCAAAAAATCATAAGAATCAAACTAACTATATGTTGGATACACCGATTTCATGATTTGAGagaaaaattgtaaattaaCACTCATTGACCAAATTTTTACAAAGTTTGACTAGTGGTTAaacaaactcaaaaattcaCCCGATTGGGAAAATCCATTTTTTACACCAACGTATGTCTTTCATAACACTTTAACCTCCAAGTAAATTGCTTTTCCATATCTTTGAAAATACTTTTTCCAAACATCCACAAAATATCTCTTTTAAGTTTGAGATATCAGTGTAATTTACTCCATATATTGTAGCTAATAAAGTTAAGAAGTCACCATTATAACATTGCCCACACTATGTACGTACGTTGTGAATGGATCAATGCGTACGGCCCAATCAACCCATTAACGACAATAATGTGAATAAAATTTCCTATCACTGTCAGGAGTAGCGTGGTGTTGTAATTGTAGAATTGGAAAACAAATTAGAAGAAAGATCTTCTTCCTTATATTACtactgtactttttttttaagaaacagtCTTTATCATTACATGGATGCTTTGTTTTAATTTCATATTACAGgactatagtttttttttaataaaaaattattgtattttattattaacggaataaattataaattacacctCCAAAGTTCTTGGTGTTTGGATTttgcattttaaaatttcaaaatttagattttactctCTGAAATTTGGGagagtttggattttatatcatgatattttagaatttgaattttaccctcTAAATTTTAgcggtgtttagattttactccTCAAAGTTTGGGGTGTTTAAAATTTACACCTCCaatttcagggtgtaaaatccaaatacccccaaaatttaaaaggtaaaatctaaattctaaaacgtttgagtataaaatctaaatactcCAAAATTTCAAggggtaaaatttaaattctgaaactgcagggtaaaatttaaatattttaaaattttaaggtgtaatttgtaatttatctttattatttttaaacattaaaaaaaaaatcttaaaaagtttcaaaaagttTAGGGCCCACGCTTCAAGATAATACCACCATGACCATGCCGCATACATAAACAGATAACACGAATATTATAATACAAGTTTGTAATTCCATAACTTGTCCAAGGGCATACATTAGAATTCAGCAtcaaaaaaatcattgagaaaCCTTAATAGATCAGAGGCCCCTTAAGTTGAGCTTGAAGCCTCACAACATTTCTCTTCCTGTGCCCAACAACAACTAGCTAGTCTCTTAAAACTCATGGCCGCCACCACTACCTCTACAAGCTGTTCTACCTGCTTCAATTTTCAATCCAAAACGGTTGAGCCAAGGCCCCTGACCTCGTCGTCGTCGTCGAGCCACGGCTCACCCGGGTGTGGCAAGCTTGATGGGGTGGCTATGTGGTTCATCAATGGTGTCACCACCGCCTTTTTCGCGTCTTTGGAACGATGTTCTTGCATCCGTATTGCCAcaaatgaggatgatggtgatgaAGGCAATGACTTGCCATTGATTCTCAATGATGGAAATTTTAGGCACGATGGTGGAAGTGGCACAACTAGCAAGAGGAGGACAGGGAAAGGCAAGAAGGGAGGAGCACTTCTTGAGtactaaaagaaatttatatgataaaagtgaaaaaatcaaggttctatttttttttttggggggggtaAGTAATTTATGAAGAAGTTCTTGCCATCTTGGAGTCGTGGAGTTTGTTTCatataatatggttttggaAGGAAAAACATGAAGAAAAGGAGTTATGTTTATTGCTTTTGAACCTGTGATGAATATGATCCAATCAATAACTGCATTTAAGTTACCATCTATGTTTTATAAATCTCTATACTATGTTCATTGGtgaatatttcttttttccttggctttatcaattttaaagcTTTTGAAAATAATTGCATGTTACCATTGAGTTCTTCTATAAAATGAAGTTGGTGTTTATATCTAACTACCCTGAtcatattaaatttcattattGATTCAGATGTTTGTTCTTGCTAACATCGCCCAGCTCCATATACCAACATACAGATATTACCCAATTCTAAAttgtcactaaaaaaaaaaaaaaaatcaatcttgtCCAATCATAGCATGAGTTATTGAATCAATTATGGtctatcaattttatttttcatattttgagcAATTGACTAAACAGCGACAAAATTTTAGAGTATGGCACGTTCTCTGAATTATATGCAAATAAGTGAAGGAGACACTCAGCCATTTTTTTGGGGCAAGTATCAGCCACTCACGGACTCACCTACACCGTTGAAAATTATCACCTCAAGTCTTTGTTATAAATATCTCGATGGGatatatttctaacaaaataCTTTCAATGcgatgttttattttttattttttgtgtgattgATTAGACACCAATCCTGCAGGTCTGGAATTAAGAACTCattgttcatttctttttttattttctttttttggctaaacCCTCACTGTTCAACTTGCCCTTGTAAAGAAAAGAATGTGTCATTTGAATTAGAACTCGCTTTTAaatggattttgaaatttagagaaataatattttcctgttgtgtgtctatatatatacatcacCTATGCCCTTGAAAATTAGCTCTTTGTCTTTGTGACAAATATCTCAGTGGATATATTCTAACAACATAAGTAAAACAGGTTGTTAAGGTATGACCATTTGATGTTATAGCAATGATATTTCTATTTTCTTACTGTGTTTATTCATTTGGGACCTTTGGATGCTCAATTGAGTGAATTAGGAGTTGACACTTGACAGTTTGCTGTAACATTTTCCATCAAGGCTTTGGAACATTATTCGTACATATTAAACTGTTCAATTTCGCTATATTTTATAAGACAATTTGTAGCAAAAGTAAAAAACACCCCACTCTGCTAAAGGCACTTTAGTTATTCATGAAAGCTTTTTCTCCATGATTTTGAATGATGTTGTCATTTTGGTCATCATCATGTTGTTTCCCTTGCCATTTGCCAAAGtttcttttacttttgtttatcttttttccTAACCATCGACAGCGGCGAATCCAAAGCTAGATatgcctttctttttctttttttaaatcctcTAACTTCTAATGGCTAAAAGAGACAAGGAAAACACCTATTTGCCCGTCAGAGAAGGTGAATAAAGTATACATTCTGTTCTGCCTTTTAATCTTGCTATTGAGATCTAGATATGCATATATTAGTGCCAGACTTTGTTGCCATTATTCGTGTTGTTTTATTCAAATTCCTTGAAACTTTTGATTTCATGGATTAAAAAACTCTATAATATATGTATTAGGTTCACAATTGGTGGTCTGAAACCTGCCCTTTATACCGAAAAGCTAGTTGGTAC
Coding sequences within:
- the LOC142611670 gene encoding phytosulfokines is translated as MSKLSTLFTVTLLLSLVLTYAARPEPTLAGDSLTTTTNGVVEAENVEVDENCEGVEGKEECLMRRTLTAHVDYIYTQKHKP